A window of the Candidatus Aegiribacteria sp. genome harbors these coding sequences:
- the purN gene encoding phosphoribosylglycinamide formyltransferase: MIHSGSDNRNDIRKIAVLASGRGSNFEALCRGDTGHGRVTLLISDNSEAPALNRASDLDVEALYMYPGNYRTRFGLDEEKQWADLMLDRGIGLVCLAGLMRILKGPVLETFAGRIMNIHPSLLPSFPGLNSQRQALDYGVRVSGCTVHYVDSGTDTGPVILQRTVPVLDDDTEDSLAARILKQEHIAYSEAVKLHCSGVLSHDGRRILRKEN; encoded by the coding sequence ATGATCCATAGCGGATCGGATAATCGGAATGATATACGGAAGATCGCTGTTCTTGCTTCGGGAAGAGGATCTAATTTTGAAGCTCTATGCAGAGGCGATACAGGACATGGAAGAGTGACTCTTCTCATTTCGGACAACTCTGAAGCACCCGCTCTGAATAGAGCGTCGGACCTTGATGTAGAGGCTCTGTATATGTATCCAGGCAACTACCGCACAAGATTCGGACTGGATGAAGAGAAGCAATGGGCAGACCTCATGCTTGACAGAGGGATAGGACTTGTATGTCTTGCCGGTCTTATGAGAATCCTGAAAGGTCCAGTTCTTGAAACATTTGCAGGAAGAATAATGAATATTCACCCTTCGCTGCTGCCTTCATTTCCAGGTTTGAATTCACAGAGGCAGGCTCTGGATTACGGGGTAAGAGTATCCGGATGCACGGTTCATTATGTCGATTCAGGAACTGATACTGGCCCGGTAATTCTTCAGAGAACGGTTCCGGTGCTGGATGATGATACTGAAGACAGTCTTGCCGCTCGAATACTCAAGCAGGAGCATATCGCTTATTCAGAAGCTGTAAAACTTCACTGCTCGGGAGTTCTCTCACATGATGGAAGACGTATATTAAGGAAAGAGAATTAG
- a CDS encoding glucose-6-phosphate isomerase — MNTGAPMLNYRTSFDFNPLPEEVLKRFDKWLEDGKLGFMELPEDTALLHETLDLVHEIQKSSDRMIVCGIGGSSLGLRALLSAMEKSQSVVSVVDSPDSRMLKKLVSSCDPDSTALTVITKSGGTAETMAIFLTLYRWLRKSRNADSRIIAITDPVRGDLRRLAHDRTWNSLPVPPSVGGRFSVLSPVGLFPAAFEGIDVKSLLHGAEVVTEDFFKNGSESLTARISAGYLHNFNTCPVHVFFPYDDRLYDTAQWFAQLWGESLGKKTDLSGNDLFIGQTPLTCRGPADQHSLVQLFAEGPRDKTVTVLTTPEDSDAARIPGGFNDYPSIAYLEGRTPDELRLAEAEATGAALEEVGIPVSYLSMQSLDEYSLGELLMSLEIATVLTGLALNINPFDQPGVERCKVLIYKAMNRSGYNI; from the coding sequence TTGAATACCGGAGCACCGATGCTTAATTACAGAACGTCTTTTGATTTTAATCCACTCCCTGAAGAAGTTTTAAAGCGTTTTGACAAATGGCTGGAGGACGGAAAACTGGGATTTATGGAACTCCCGGAAGATACTGCGCTTCTTCATGAAACTCTTGACCTTGTGCATGAAATACAAAAATCTTCTGACAGGATGATCGTTTGCGGAATCGGAGGATCATCACTTGGTCTGAGAGCCCTTTTAAGCGCAATGGAGAAATCCCAATCCGTGGTATCAGTAGTCGATTCACCTGATTCACGTATGCTGAAAAAGCTCGTTTCCAGCTGTGACCCGGATTCAACGGCACTTACTGTGATAACCAAATCCGGCGGTACTGCTGAGACTATGGCAATATTCCTTACGTTGTACAGGTGGCTTAGGAAATCCAGGAATGCTGACAGCAGAATTATAGCGATTACAGATCCCGTCAGAGGTGATCTGAGGAGACTTGCACATGACAGAACCTGGAATTCACTGCCGGTGCCGCCTTCCGTCGGCGGCAGATTCAGTGTTCTCAGTCCTGTCGGATTGTTTCCTGCAGCATTTGAAGGAATCGATGTCAAGTCTCTTCTGCATGGAGCGGAGGTTGTCACTGAAGATTTCTTCAAGAATGGGTCAGAAAGCTTAACCGCGAGGATATCGGCAGGATACCTTCATAATTTCAACACCTGTCCTGTACATGTATTCTTCCCCTATGATGATAGACTGTACGATACTGCACAATGGTTTGCTCAGCTCTGGGGTGAAAGTCTAGGCAAGAAGACCGATCTTTCCGGGAATGATTTATTTATAGGCCAGACGCCTCTGACCTGCCGTGGACCTGCTGATCAGCATTCACTGGTGCAGTTATTCGCGGAGGGGCCAAGGGATAAAACAGTGACTGTTCTAACTACTCCGGAAGACAGTGACGCAGCACGGATTCCAGGTGGGTTTAATGACTACCCTTCCATTGCATATCTTGAGGGTCGAACTCCGGATGAGCTTCGACTTGCTGAAGCGGAAGCTACCGGAGCAGCGCTTGAAGAGGTCGGCATTCCCGTAAGCTATCTTTCAATGCAATCTCTTGATGAGTATTCTCTTGGTGAGCTATTAATGTCCCTGGAGATAGCGACTGTACTCACCGGACTGGCGCTGAATATCAATCCTTTTGATCAACCAGGGGTTGAGCGCTGTAAAGTGCTGATATACAAAGCAATGAACCGATCTGGATATAACATCTGA